GCGCACTCGTTTTCCTGCCCCGGAGACTGTCAATGGATGCCCAAGCCCGTACAGAACAAGTCCGTAAAGCCCACGCCTTCAAAGCCCTGCATGAGCGTCCGGGAATCTTCGTTATTCCCAATCCGTGGGATGCAGGTTCCGCGAAGATGCTCGCCAGTCTGGGCTATCAGGCATTGGCGACCACCAGTGCCGGTTATGCGTTTTCCCAAGGCAAAGCCGACGGAGCCTTGAGCCTGGACGACACCCTGGCCAATGTCCGGGCGATTGTCGCGGCGACGGATCTACCGGTGGCGGTGGATCTGGAAAATGGTTTTGCCGATGATCCGGCCGAATGCGCGAACAGTTTGTTGCAGGCGGCCGAGGCGGGCGCAGTGGCTGGTTCAATCGAGGACGCCACGGGCCGTGCAGACGCGCCGATCTATTGCTTCGAGCACGCCGTGGCGCGGATCGAAGCCGCCGTCGCTGCCGTGCGCACGCTGCCGTTTCCTTTCATCCTGACTGCCCGTGCGGAAAACTATCTGCACGGTAATCCCGACCTCAACGACACCATTCGCCGCTTGCAGGCCTTCGCCGAGGCCGGCGCCGACGTGTTGTATGCGCCGGGTTTGCGTAACGCCGAAGAAGTCCTGGCAGTGGTGCGCGCGGTGGCGCCGAAACCGGTGAATGTGTTGATGTCCGGTGGTTTGAAACTCACCGTGCAGCAACTCGAAGAAATCGGCGTGCGGCGGATCAGTACCGGTTCTGCTCTGGCGTTGGCGGCTTACGGCGAGTTCTTCCGCGCCGCTGAAGAGATCCAGCAGTCGGGCACCTTCGGCTTCACTTCGCAGTCGATGCCGTACGCCAGGGCCAACCAGTTTTTCAAAGGTTGAGCATGGGGCGCTGGTTTGCGCTAGCCGTCTTGCTGATCATCGGCGGCGCTTTGATCGGTGTCTGGCGCGGTTGGCTGGACGTACCTCCCGAATGGAATCCGTGGGCGCCACTGAATGTGAAAGCGACGCCCAACTGGCTGACCGGTTACAAGCTGATGCGCTTGCGCGGCGATCCAGAACTTTGCGCTCAGGCTCTGCGCAGCTCCGCTTTGCGCTTCACGCCGCAATCCGACAGCCCTGACGCGAAGTGCCCGTTGATTGGCGCCTTGCGCGTACAGGGCGGTGAGGTGGCGCTGAGCGGCAGCTTCCTCGCCAGTTGCCCGTTGGCGGTCGCCTACGCGATGTTCGAACGCCACACTCTGCAACCCGCCGCGCAGTCTGCTTACGGCCAAAAGGTTGCGCGCCTCGATCACCTCGGCAGCTTCGCTTGCCGCAATATCTACAACCGCGAGAGCGGCGCCCTCAGCCGCCATGCCAGCGCCGATGCATTGGATATCGCCGGGTTTCGGCTGGCGGATGGCCGAACCATCAGTGTGCTCAAGGATTGGCCGAAGCAAAATCAGGACGCGAAATTTCTGCGCGAGGTGCGCGATGGCGCCTGCGAGGCGTTCAGTGTGGTGTTGAGTCCGGATTACAACGCCGCCCATCGCAATCACTTTCATGTCGATGTCGGGCGCTGGAGCGTGTGTCGCTGAGGATCAGGCGGCGATGCGCAGGTTCTGCAGAACGATAGGACGTGCCCAGCCGTTATCGAAGTCCAACGCTTTCTGCTGCTCGACGATTTCTTCCGGCGGGAATGGCGGGTAAGGCTTTTGCAGCAGATCCAGGTCGAATTCGGCAATCGGCAGGTAGAGCGGACGTTTCTGCGGCGCGGCACCCGGCTCGGGAATCGGCTGACCGTTGTTGATCACGATCGGGCGAACCCAGCTGCTGTCGAAGTCTTGCTGCGATTGCTGAGCCTTGAGTTCTTCCGGCGGGAACGGAGGGAACGGCTTGTCCAGCAGCTCCGTTTCGAACTCGGCGATCGGCAGGAACAGTGGCTCTGGTGGGCGTACTTCGGTTTCTACGACATTGCAT
The sequence above is drawn from the Pseudomonas sp. FP2196 genome and encodes:
- a CDS encoding oxaloacetate decarboxylase, giving the protein MDAQARTEQVRKAHAFKALHERPGIFVIPNPWDAGSAKMLASLGYQALATTSAGYAFSQGKADGALSLDDTLANVRAIVAATDLPVAVDLENGFADDPAECANSLLQAAEAGAVAGSIEDATGRADAPIYCFEHAVARIEAAVAAVRTLPFPFILTARAENYLHGNPDLNDTIRRLQAFAEAGADVLYAPGLRNAEEVLAVVRAVAPKPVNVLMSGGLKLTVQQLEEIGVRRISTGSALALAAYGEFFRAAEEIQQSGTFGFTSQSMPYARANQFFKG
- a CDS encoding extensin family protein — protein: MGRWFALAVLLIIGGALIGVWRGWLDVPPEWNPWAPLNVKATPNWLTGYKLMRLRGDPELCAQALRSSALRFTPQSDSPDAKCPLIGALRVQGGEVALSGSFLASCPLAVAYAMFERHTLQPAAQSAYGQKVARLDHLGSFACRNIYNRESGALSRHASADALDIAGFRLADGRTISVLKDWPKQNQDAKFLREVRDGACEAFSVVLSPDYNAAHRNHFHVDVGRWSVCR
- a CDS encoding energy transducer TonB; translated protein: MSGILPTSIGYISPHGDFSRQNTQALSGVSHLWQDFFAQAMAEQTSEVVPACGTFPPVDLSSTEEPTIGSELHAHIIEQRECNVVETEVRPPEPLFLPIAEFETELLDKPFPPFPPEELKAQQSQQDFDSSWVRPIVINNGQPIPEPGAAPQKRPLYLPIAEFDLDLLQKPYPPFPPEEIVEQQKALDFDNGWARPIVLQNLRIAA